In Oreochromis aureus strain Israel breed Guangdong linkage group 15, ZZ_aureus, whole genome shotgun sequence, a single genomic region encodes these proteins:
- the LOC120433273 gene encoding uncharacterized protein LOC120433273: MGSLHWARGPEQPWSAAGSLWGWAMSRLHLDRTTRFFQGDEEMLVLTQSDELNRSYCEDNRSAFNNITSNINPHFDDIRINSRPSSREDRHKDEPSIAAHNRATSPLGWESPAFKETRATVISTGTKTFTITSAVSTEDPFWLENTRSYEKEKRLSELQGDKMGSESWENQGSSQNQKKKNKKKSIRPSGLPRGKVVKWRVSGDVEKNQEGEKTVEGMSQLCTSLEKQSGSMSLVTSVQSPETCTLGLNPSPTITAWEAGWNVTNAIQAVCQALASLDN; the protein is encoded by the exons ATGGGCTCTCTTCACTGGGCTCGTGGGCCTGAGCAGCCCTGGAGTGCTGCTGGGTCTCTGTGGGGATGGGCCATGTCGAGGCTGCACCTGGACCGAACAACAAG GTTCTTTCAAGGAGATGAAGAGATGCTGGTTTTGACCCAGAGTGATGAGTTAAACCGAAGTTACTGTGAGGACAACAGATCAGCCTTTAACAACATCACAAGCAATATTAATCCACATTTTGATGACATCAGAATAAACAGCAGACCGTCATCAAGAGAAGACAGACACAAAGATGAGCCCTCTATAGCAGCTCATAACAGAGCCACCAGCCCCTTAGGATGGGAAAGCCCAGCCTTTAAAGAAACCAGGGCTACTGTAATCTCCACTGGAACCAAGACCTTCACCATAACGTCCGCTGTCTCTACTGAAGACCCCTTTTGGTTGGAAAATACCAGAAgctatgaaaaagaaaaaagattatcTGAGCTGCAAGGTGACAAGATGGGAAGCGAGAGTTGGGAGAATCAAGGTTCCAGCCAGaaccagaagaagaagaacaagaagaagtCCATCAGACCATCTGGGCTTCCTAGAGGGAAAGTGGTAAAATGGAGAGTTTCAGGAGATGTAGAGAAGAATCAAGAGGGGGAGAAAACCGTAGAAGGGATGTCTCAGCTCTGTACAAGCCTTGAAAAACAGAGTGGGAGCATGAGTTTGGTTACTTCAGTTCAGAGCCCCGAAACCTGCACCTTGGGTCTGAACCCCTCTCCCACCATCACAGCCTGGGAAGCCGGCTGGAACGTCACCAATGCTATACAG GCTGTTTGTCAGGCACTCGCGAGCCTTGATAATTAA